The window GCCATAAAATGAATATACAAACGCATATACCAGAAGGCATGAAATTAAAAACGCAGAAAATTTAATCCTTTCTGCCACAGCGCCAGCTATAATGCTGCCGATAAAAGTGGCGACAATCGCCATGAAAACAAATAGCAGAATTGTTTTTACATCATATGTTTCACCTATAAGCATAAAGCCGCCGTAACCAATAAAGGCATTACCTTTTTCAAGACCGGACGCAAGGTGAGAACCTCCAAACATAAATGCAAAACCAAAGAGCCAGAAAATAAAGACTCCTGCCGTTGTTGCCATAAAGCAATGGGTCATGTAGCTGAGCATATTTTTAGAGCGAAGAAGACCGCCCAACAACATAAACCCTGCCTGCATAAACAGAATAAGGAAAGCCGCCATCAGTATCCAAACAAAATTGCCTGATGTTGTCAATCCTTCGAGGTTTTTAGTAAATGTAAACGCACCGCTCGGGTCACCGGCCTGTGCATAACCTGTCCAGAGGAAAAGCTTTGTCCCGCAGCATGCCATGAACAAACCAAGGGTCCTCATTCTAATTCCAAATATTTTCCGCATTAAAACCTCCTTTTATAATTCGCGTGTTGCTTAATGATTGAAAATTGTTTGTTAACTTTGGAGAAAGCAGCGCTTTAAAAAACCCTTTCTGTCTCAGGGCATGCAATCTCTTCTGGAACCTCCTTTGGTTCTTTTGTCGACATTTTAACAACTCTTCCTTTGGCAGTAGTCGTATCGGTGTCTTCCCAGGACTCACCAGAACGTATTCTGTAAGCAGACTCTATATGTGTTATAAATATTTTTCCGTCTCCAATTGCACCGGTTTTTGCCTCTTTAATAATAACGTTTACTACTGGCTCTACATCAGCTTCAGAGACCACAACCTCAATTTTTATCCTTTTGTGGACATCTACCTTATATTCTCTTCCTCGCCATGCCTGTACCGTACCAATTTCGCTTCCATGCCCCCTGATTTCACTGATATTCATACCAATTATTCCTATTTCATATAACATGGAACTGACCGCCGTTAAACATTGCGGGCGAATAATCGCTTCTATTTTCTTCATTTTTTTCTCCCAAATGATTTTCCTCTAATTTTAGAAAATTAGTGTAAGACATCCATGATTTCCAAAACTTCTTGTTGCTGCTCAAAAGGGCTCTCTTCTTGGATAACTTGTTTTTGCTTTGGAGGCAATGATACCCATCTTCCGTCTTCTGTTATAATGTTCTTTTTAACCATGCTTGACTTCAATCGTAACGCGTAATCGTATTTACAATTATTCCCATCTTCTTTATATAAATGTTTACTGATATTCTGCACTGCTTCTTCTACGACATTTTCCTCTAAAACAACTTCTATTTTTACATTTTTTATTACATCAACTATATATTCTTCATCGCGCCAGAAAATAGACCTGACAGCAACCTGGCTGCTATCCTTTATACACATCTTTAATATCGGATAACCTATCCTCTCAAAATAATCTTCTAATATATGCATTGACATTGGTTTTACAAATGCCGTTACTCTTTTCACAGTTTTTCCTTTCCTCAAATAAATGTATGAATCAGGGTTTCTCTATTTCTTATGTGTAGTATCGCAATAAAAGTGCCACTAGCAAAAAAAAGTGGAAAAGCCGCGTAAGAATTTCTTAAGCTGCTATAAACAATAGACTTATTTGTATTAAATAGTATGTCTCACTGAAAACAGCAAAAATACGTATTTCGGGCAACAGCACCCTGAAATTAAGACTATGTAAAGTAAACGAAGTCTAAGAGTGCAAAACATAATGTTTTATAAGAAATCGGGCATGAATGACAGATTCAGGTATTAATGCACTAAAACCTTACCTCTTTGTAATGGTAATTTGGATAAGGGCTGTGGTATGGTGTTGCGGTATTAATGAAAGGAATATTCATGTAGCTTCTTCATTCCGTTCGCTACATTCAGAATGACATATCGGCATGTCATTCTGAAAAAAACTCACCCCATGACTCATGGCAGTAGGGGAAGAATCTTACCTTTGAATTTCATCATAAATATAGCTAAATAATTAATCTTTGAAACTGTCTTTGTTTATATCGTATTTTTTCATTTTACGGTAAAGGGTTTTTGCGTCGACACCGGATATTTTAGCAGAGAAGTCGATTCGTCCTTTATATCGTTTTAACAGTTTGGTTATATACGTCTCCTCACAATGTGCTAAGAATTCTTCTAAACTGCTATCAGTGATTCTACCATCAAAAATTTCTTTTAATCCTGCCGTCTGTTGTTTTTGTGTGGGAATTAATATATCTACCTCGTTTATTATGTGACCTTTCATCATAATTACAGATCGCTCGACCAGGTTTTCAAGTTCTCTGACATTACCTGGCCAGTGGTAAGACATTAAAATAGTAAGAGCATTCTGTGAAATGGATTTGATATCTTTCTTGAAAGCTTTATTATATTTTTCGATAAAGTGCGATACAAGCAAAGGGATGTCCTCTCTCCTCTCTCGTAATGAAGGCAATTGTATTGGAACAACATTTAGCCGGTAATATAAATCTTTTCTGAAGTTTCCCTCTTCTGATAATTTATTTAAATCTTTATTTGTAGCAGCAACGACCCTTACATCAACCTTTATGGTCTGATTGCCACCAATCCTTTCAAAAGACTTCTCCTGTAATAACCTGAGAAGTTTCGTCTGCATGGAAAGAGGCAGGTTGCTCATCTCATCAAAGAAAACTGTTCCTTTGTCGGCATGTTCAAATTTGCCTGTCCTTTGCTTTACCGCGCCGGTAAAAGCCCCTTCTTCATGTCCAAAAAGTTCAGTCTCCAGTAAAGTTTCTGGTAAGGCGCTACAATTCATGATAACAAAAGGTGAGTCTTTTCTATTACTATTGTGATGGATGGCATGCGCTACAAGCTCTTTTCCTGTGCCAGTTTCACCAGTTATTAAGACGGTGGCATCAGTGTCTGCCACCTGAGTGACTATATCGTAAACTTGCCGCATTCTGTGTGACTTCCCTATTATATTGTCAAAGCCAAACCTCTCTTCGAGTTCCTTGCGTAATGCCCTGTTTTCTATAATCAGGTTCTGCTTTTCAAAGACACGACTGACAACTAACCTCAACTCTTCAGCAGAAAAGGGTTTAGTGAGATAATCATATGCACCTATCTTCATTGCTTCAACCGCAGTTCTAACGCTACCATACGCTGTCATCATAATTAAAGACACATCCGGGTACTCGTCCTTTAATTGCTTTAATAATTCAAATCCATCCATTTGCGGCATTTTAAGGTCAGAAATAACCAAAGCATATGGCGTTTTTCTATAGAAACTTAGTGCCTCCAGACCGTTTGATGCCGTTTTGACGTTGTAGCCTTCATCATCCAAAACACTTTTAATGCTACCAAGAACATATTCATCATCTTCCACTACCAATATCTTCTTTTTATTTTTAGCCACTGGTTAATAACCTCACTTAAAAACAATAAATAGGCTGATTACTGCCATTATTTTTGGGGTTTCTTGAAAAAGAGGCAGATTACAGCCATTATTAAAAAACTACATAGAATATAAAAACCAATAAAGCCTTATATTTAAATATGTTATGTGTCGACAGCTGGCAGCTGGCATGTTTATTGCGGCATTTAATGGGTGTAGTTGACTCTTGGAATCCATTTTAATTACCTGTTAAAAAGGAGTGTGTCATGAAAAATATAAAAATTGTAGATTTCGAACAATCTGTTTATTCCGAACCAGATGTTACAATAGACAAAATTGTTGATAATAAGAGATATCAGTATTGTAGATTTTCTGCCGAAGACACTCTCTACAAGGGAATAAGTAGTATTGCCATGCGTTGGAGAGACGGCGAAATATCGCAAACTGTTGCCTCTGAACTGTTGGAGCTTGCATCACTTCCATATGAAAGATGGCTTTTTGACACGATTGTTGACCTGGCTAAGGATACGCAATGCCTTGAATATATTGCCGATGACAATGAATATAGGGACGTAAAGGCAATTGCTTTCTTACAACATGGCGATGACAGGTCATTTAATATACAATATAAATAAAAACCTGCATTCTGACTCATGGCGCAAACAATCAGTCTATTTTTTTAAAGGCAATAAGATCTGAAAAGTTGATCCTGCATTGAGTCTGCTTCTCACGCTGATCCTCCCAGAGTGTTCAGCTATGATATTGTAACATATCCATAAACCCAACCCGGTGCCGGTCCCTTTTTTTGTACTGAAAAAGGGCTCAAAAATATTTGTTAAATCTTTTTCAGGTATTCCACAGCCGTTATCTGTAAACTCGATCTGCAGCTCATCAACTTTAACCTGTATGGTTATATTGATAATCCCACCATGTGGCATTGAATCAGCAGAATTGAGCATAAGATTTGTAAATACCTGTTCTAATCGGTTTGGATGGCATCTCACCTTGGGTATGTTTTTGTCAAAAAACTGTTTTACCGTTATTTTATGTTGAGAAAGCTTCCGTTGTAACAGCGTCACAACATTTTGTACGTGATGATCAATTTTATGATCTCCTTCTTCCTCTAAAATGTTCATATTCGAGTCTAATAAACGCCTTACAATACCTGCTATCCTATAAATACCTTCCATGACAAGCTCCACATATCTCCGTTTCTCATCTTTGTCCTCCATTCTTTCCAGGAGCAATTGAAGGTAATTAATGATGCCTTCCAGCGGATTGTTGATCTCGTGCGCAACACTCGCAACCACTCTCCCTGTCGAGGCTAATTTTTCCGCCTCTAAAAGTTGTGATTCCAAACTTTTTTTTGCAGTTATATCCCTGTAAGCGGACTGGATAGCGATTATTTTACCGCTATCGTCATACATATGATTGTCATTCAAACTAACGTCTATAACGCTTTCATCTTTTTTAACTAGTTGTAATTCTAATCCTTTTATGAGCTGCCCGCTTAAACGTTTGGGTAACAATTTCTCCATCACATTCCTGTTTTTCTCCGTTTGAAATTCGAAGATATGTCTTCCAATCAGTTCATCTGTGTTGTACCCTAAAATCTCCGCTCCTGTTTTATTACAATTGTTTATAATTCCATTTTCGTCGTTTGTTATATATATGTCCGGAGCATTGTCATAAAGGTCTTTATATCTTTTCTCCGAATCCCTTGTTTTTGCAAATAATCTGGCATTTTCTATGGCAATAGCCAGCTGCATGGCAATCTGCTCTAATATGGTAAAATGATATTCAGAAAAATTGTTCTCTTTTAAACTTCCAAGGTTAATCGTTCCGATAATGATTCCTTTGTATTCAAGTGGAAAACCAAGTCGAGACTTTACGCCTTCTTTGAGTAACATATGATCTGACCAGAAGGTACTTTTTGAAGTATTCCTCACGATAAATGGACTTCCGGTAAAAGTTACCCGTTCTAATAAACTCCCTTCTGTTGGAAACCAATCACCTTCATTGATTGCTGTGCAGTCATATGATTTATCTACTGCCATAACCTCAAACTTTTGTGTTTTTTCATCAAGAATGGAGATGCTAATTCTATCAAACTCAATAATACGCTTAAGCTCGTTACTTATGGACTTAAACATATCTGACATAAGGCCGGAAGTAATAATCTTATTGATGTTGTAAATAATTTCCTTCTGGTGTTCCATCTGCCACATTTTGGTAATATCCTGGACCAGTTCAAGCACATGGGTAATAGTGCCCTGATCATCTTTAATCGGGGAGCTGATAAAATGATAATATTTCGTTTCATTATCCCTGCCGGTTCCCAATCTTTTTGTCTCTTCTATCTTACCACTCTTAAATACACGTTTTGTTGTGCAGTCCTCTGGAGGCACATTGCCACAACCAAAAGTTGTATTACACGTGTCCTCTTTAAAACCATTTACCATCCCAAACTGCTTCTCGAATGGTTTGTTGCCCCACGTAATCTTCATTTCTCTATCTATAAGGCATAAGTAAGCACCAATCCCGGTTACTATCATGTCTAGCTTTTTCTCTTCTCTCTCAAGTTCTACACGCGCTTTTTCAAGGTCACCCAGCATGTACAAAGTCGCTTCCTTAAAGTCGGATAATTCACTTATAAGCTTTTTTTTCTGCCTCATGTCCCTGGCTACACCAACAATATTATCCACTTCTCCATCACTATTACGCATTATACGTCCATAAAAATTCATCGGTATATCTTCACTTTTTTGAGTACGATAGATAATATCATAATCCTTTAACACATCTTCCTTCCAGATATCACTCCAGCCCCGGTTCGCAATGGGGTTGTCCTTGTCACTCAGGATCATATTTATATCATTACCTATTAAATCGCTCTCTTCATAACCTAAGAGATCCAGCATTGATTTATTTACGGTTTTTATATTACCATTTTGATCTATTACAACTAACGTATCTATCATACTTTCAATGATGTTGTCTACATAACCCTTAGAAACGGTAGTCTTCTGTAAGTCTTCTGTCATTTTATTTATTGAGTTAACTAACATTCCTATCTCGTCACCTGAAGAAATGTGTATCCTCTTGTCGAGATCTCCATTGGCAATAGCAGTCATTACACGAGATATCTTTGATATGGGTTTTGTAATCAGCCTTTTAATCAATAGGTGAGTAATAAAAGCAATTATGCCAATTGAAACCAGCGCAACACTGATAAGTATTATTGCGTTTGCTTTCAGCCTCGCATGAATGGGCTGTAAAGGAGCTGTTACACTTATTACTCCCCACAAATCACCTGCCTTGTATATCCCCATTTTACGTTCAGGGATGATCGTTCCTCCTGATGGTTCTCCGTGACACTTGAGGCAGGATTCCTCTAAATAGAGTGGAGCAATATAACGAAATAATTGCTCATCTTCTGTGCCCGGCGTTTCATCATAAAAAGCGTATTGTGGTTTTTGTTCTTCCATTTTTTTAAGGACAGTTGTTTCAAAATCATTCGGAGTGTTATCTGCGTTGCTGTGCCTCACGGTTATCAGTCGAACAGTATATGGAGTGTTTCTGCTGATGCGGTTATAGAATTCCATGCCAGTTTTTGAAGAATGCAAATGTTTGAAATCAGTCTTACCACCCATACTATCAGCATTGATTTCATCCTGGACCTCTGATAAGTAGTTGTGGGTAATTTCTATTTGTTCAACAAGGATTTTTGCCTGTTTTTTTATTTCATCTTTTAATACGTGGTCTTGCCTTTTAATGATCCACGTAAAGCTGGTTCCCAGTACCAGTGTTATAAAAAGGCTGATTGACAAGATACATTTAATTCTCAGTTTCATAAATTATTTATGATTTAAAGTTTTCAAGTTCTTCTTCCATTTTTTTCATCTTTAATTCTCTTCCGATAGCAACTTTTTGAAAGTTCTCCAATTGTTCTACTTTTTTCTTAAACTCATCTCGTGACTCTTCTAATTCTGAAGTTCGTTTCCTTACATCTTCTTCGAGATTTTTCTTTGTGTGCTCCAGTTCTTTTGTTCTTTCTTTTATTTTATCTTGTAATGCTGCATTCATGTCCTGAACTTTTGTGATTTTAACAAAGTCAAGCCAGGAAGTCACATCAGTATATTCACTGATATTTAATCCCTTTGTTTCTTCTTCTGTGCTGACTCTGATACCCACCAGTTTCTTAAGGCACCAAAAGAACAAAAGACCTAATGGAAATGCCCAGGCGAATGCCACAATAATTCCCAGGCATTGCACCTCTATCTGTAAAAGTCGATTGGAATTAGTCATTGAAAATTCGGAAACAGGAGTAAAGAGCCCGACGGCTAAAGTGCCCCAGGCCCCACAAAAACCGTGGATGGGAACAGCACCCACAGGGTCGTCCACTTTTAATACCTTTTCAATAAAGTCTTTGGCCAGCATTGCAATAATGCCCGCACATAATCCAACAATACATGCATATACGGAACTTACCCTGCTGCAACCTGCGCCAATGGCAACGAGACCACCCATGATTCCTAAAAGAATCTCTGCGGCATCCAGCCCTTTATTTCTCAGTTTTCCAAAAATTGCTACAGCTACACCCGCAACCGACCCTGAAAGAGTTGTATTGATAATAACTAATCCAATGCTTGTATCCGCTCGTAAAAAAGAACCTCCATTAAATCCAAACCAGCCAAACCACAAAAAAAAAGTGCCGATTGTCGCCAGAGGCAGATTGTGTCCATGCATCCTGTTTACCGTGCCCTCAGAATTAAACTTCCCAATTCTTGGGCCAAGTACAAAAGCGCCTGACAAAGCTACCCAGCCACTAATGGAATGAACAACTGTAGAACCTGCAAAGTCTATAAATCCCAAATTTCCAAGCCAACCGTGTTGATTGAAATAAAACAGGTGCCCCCATGCCCAATGACCGAAGACAGGATAAATCACGCAGACTACAAAAATAGTTGTACATATGTGGGTCAAGAGTTTTGCTCTTTCAGCAAATGCTCCAGATACAATGGTGGCCGCAGTACCCGCAAATACCAGTTGAAAAAATACAAAGGCATATCCTAAAGTGTTTGGATGAACATCAATACCGTTTAAAAGGAAATTATTACTACCCACATAACCTTTATAGCTTAATCCGAACATGATCCCAAAACCTACGACAAAATATGTAATGGAACTTACAAGGAAATTCAATATATTCTTTATGGAAACGCTTATGGCATTTTTTGCCTGCACTGATCCGGCTTCAAATGCAGTAAACCCTACCTGCATGAAAAAGACCATACTGGCGGCAACAATAATCCAGATATAATCTATTTTCTTCTGGATCATCTGCAGAGATATTTCTGCGTATTCAGCATATACAGTATCATGCGGATAAAGAATAAATGTAAGCAAACCTATACTGAAGAAGATAAGTAAAACAAGCCCTTTATGTTTTTGTCTGTTGCTCATTTTTTATCCTTATATGTGTAGTAGTAAAATAGCTCTCGTATAAGCACAAAAACCCGTAAAATAGAAATGCACCGATAGTAAAAACTACTTAATTAATGGAACATTTTGATCAGGAGAAGCGATTGTTAGATTTTCAAGTTTCAATTCATCTTCAACTTCCTCATTAAATAGTGCATGGCATTCATCACAAGATTCTCTTAGCTTTTCAAAT is drawn from Candidatus Scalindua sp. and contains these coding sequences:
- a CDS encoding sigma-54 dependent transcriptional regulator, whose protein sequence is MAKNKKKILVVEDDEYVLGSIKSVLDDEGYNVKTASNGLEALSFYRKTPYALVISDLKMPQMDGFELLKQLKDEYPDVSLIMMTAYGSVRTAVEAMKIGAYDYLTKPFSAEELRLVVSRVFEKQNLIIENRALRKELEERFGFDNIIGKSHRMRQVYDIVTQVADTDATVLITGETGTGKELVAHAIHHNSNRKDSPFVIMNCSALPETLLETELFGHEEGAFTGAVKQRTGKFEHADKGTVFFDEMSNLPLSMQTKLLRLLQEKSFERIGGNQTIKVDVRVVAATNKDLNKLSEEGNFRKDLYYRLNVVPIQLPSLRERREDIPLLVSHFIEKYNKAFKKDIKSISQNALTILMSYHWPGNVRELENLVERSVIMMKGHIINEVDILIPTQKQQTAGLKEIFDGRITDSSLEEFLAHCEETYITKLLKRYKGRIDFSAKISGVDAKTLYRKMKKYDINKDSFKD
- a CDS encoding PAS domain S-box protein, which translates into the protein MKLRIKCILSISLFITLVLGTSFTWIIKRQDHVLKDEIKKQAKILVEQIEITHNYLSEVQDEINADSMGGKTDFKHLHSSKTGMEFYNRISRNTPYTVRLITVRHSNADNTPNDFETTVLKKMEEQKPQYAFYDETPGTEDEQLFRYIAPLYLEESCLKCHGEPSGGTIIPERKMGIYKAGDLWGVISVTAPLQPIHARLKANAIILISVALVSIGIIAFITHLLIKRLITKPISKISRVMTAIANGDLDKRIHISSGDEIGMLVNSINKMTEDLQKTTVSKGYVDNIIESMIDTLVVIDQNGNIKTVNKSMLDLLGYEESDLIGNDINMILSDKDNPIANRGWSDIWKEDVLKDYDIIYRTQKSEDIPMNFYGRIMRNSDGEVDNIVGVARDMRQKKKLISELSDFKEATLYMLGDLEKARVELEREEKKLDMIVTGIGAYLCLIDREMKITWGNKPFEKQFGMVNGFKEDTCNTTFGCGNVPPEDCTTKRVFKSGKIEETKRLGTGRDNETKYYHFISSPIKDDQGTITHVLELVQDITKMWQMEHQKEIIYNINKIITSGLMSDMFKSISNELKRIIEFDRISISILDEKTQKFEVMAVDKSYDCTAINEGDWFPTEGSLLERVTFTGSPFIVRNTSKSTFWSDHMLLKEGVKSRLGFPLEYKGIIIGTINLGSLKENNFSEYHFTILEQIAMQLAIAIENARLFAKTRDSEKRYKDLYDNAPDIYITNDENGIINNCNKTGAEILGYNTDELIGRHIFEFQTEKNRNVMEKLLPKRLSGQLIKGLELQLVKKDESVIDVSLNDNHMYDDSGKIIAIQSAYRDITAKKSLESQLLEAEKLASTGRVVASVAHEINNPLEGIINYLQLLLERMEDKDEKRRYVELVMEGIYRIAGIVRRLLDSNMNILEEEGDHKIDHHVQNVVTLLQRKLSQHKITVKQFFDKNIPKVRCHPNRLEQVFTNLMLNSADSMPHGGIINITIQVKVDELQIEFTDNGCGIPEKDLTNIFEPFFSTKKGTGTGLGLWICYNIIAEHSGRISVRSRLNAGSTFQILLPLKK
- the amt gene encoding ammonium transporter, encoding MSNRQKHKGLVLLIFFSIGLLTFILYPHDTVYAEYAEISLQMIQKKIDYIWIIVAASMVFFMQVGFTAFEAGSVQAKNAISVSIKNILNFLVSSITYFVVGFGIMFGLSYKGYVGSNNFLLNGIDVHPNTLGYAFVFFQLVFAGTAATIVSGAFAERAKLLTHICTTIFVVCVIYPVFGHWAWGHLFYFNQHGWLGNLGFIDFAGSTVVHSISGWVALSGAFVLGPRIGKFNSEGTVNRMHGHNLPLATIGTFFLWFGWFGFNGGSFLRADTSIGLVIINTTLSGSVAGVAVAIFGKLRNKGLDAAEILLGIMGGLVAIGAGCSRVSSVYACIVGLCAGIIAMLAKDFIEKVLKVDDPVGAVPIHGFCGAWGTLAVGLFTPVSEFSMTNSNRLLQIEVQCLGIIVAFAWAFPLGLLFFWCLKKLVGIRVSTEEETKGLNISEYTDVTSWLDFVKITKVQDMNAALQDKIKERTKELEHTKKNLEEDVRKRTSELEESRDEFKKKVEQLENFQKVAIGRELKMKKMEEELENFKS